The DNA window CGCATGCCAATTTTCGCAGAGAATTCTGCCGAACTCAAGTTCTTTCGTGTGCCCGAAATAAGCCCTCCGGGTGACATTTCCGGTGACCGTCACCCTCGCGCCGCCGCCAGTTCCTGGCCACTTGGCCGATGGTTGGCCGAAAAAATAATCGGGAAAGTCTGCACAACCGGCCGAATCGTGCCGATCTTACCGAATGAGTTCTTTACCCTCGTCACAAAAGGCGTGCGCTGGAATCCTGCTCGCAAGCGGGCCAGTAGCGGAAAAGCCAGACGAACACAAAGTGGTAGCCCTCGCCATAAAAGGAATGCGCTGGAAAAGCGCTCGGCCTGTTTTGCGCCGACGCTTTCCAGAAGCGGAAAATCCAGGCGAACGATAAGCGGCAGCTTAGGGCTCTCTATCTCGCTTCACAAGCGACACCATTTTCGACTTCCCTTGCGCGGTTCTTGCTTGCGCTTTGGTCGTCATCGTTTCACCGTCTGTGCGACGTTGCGCGCACAGGCACCGTCTGGAAGGATTCATCATGTCCAAGAAATCCGTGCAAGTCCGTGGGGCTCGTATTCCTCTCGCCGTTTGGGGCGCTGTGCTGCGCGAAGCCGAAGTCAGCAGGCAACCGCCCGGCCGACTCATGTCGGAAGCCGTCGCCAACGCATTTCGTCCGCAGGGCGGCGACTTGCAAACAGCGGTCGAATTCGAGGAGCGCCGCAAGCGTCGACTCGACCAGCAGCGCGAGATTCGCGAGCGAACGATGAAGCTCCTTATGGACGACGAAGCGGCATAGTCCACCAGTTAACCAAGGCCCTCGATGAGCCCCGGGCCTCCCTTCGCTTTCGCATCAGTCGGTCACCCTTGAGCCCGGAGGGCCTTGCCGACGGTGCGAAAGCGAAGGGAGGCGGAAAGGGGCGTCCCTGGGCCTTTCGAGCAGAGCGGAAAGAGGGACCTATTCGGTAACCATTTCATTCAACGAAAAAACCGCTCTTGACCTTGTGCTTTGGCGAGGACAGGTCAGGAGCGGCGCAACCATGAAAGGGGTGCTCTCATGCACCACCAGGATAGCACATGCGCGCGCTCCGCGTCAGCGCCGGTTCGTGATCGGACTGGCCTGCTTGCGTGGCTCGCTGGCGATTCGGAGCCGTTGGAGGCGTATCGAAGAGACGCCGCCGCTGCGGCGGACGGAGCGGAGCGCAGCGAGCACCGCCCGCGGCAGCGCGGCGTTGCTCCGGACTCTTATCTTGAACCAGAAGCGAAAAGTTGTGGACACGAGACAGACCAGCGGCAATTCGAAGTTCGCCCTTGTCGGTGCAAGTGTTGGTATTGTCCTTCCTGCTGTGTCGGAAAGGGATTGAAGTTGCGCGACCGACTGCTTCCCATCGTCGAAACCTTTCGCGGCGTCTTCATGCTCACGCTGACGATCGACCCAAAGCTGTTCCCTTCGCCGGCTGCCGCCCTCGATCACATCCGCCGCAAGCACGCCATTGGCGAATTCGTCAAGGCTCTTCGGAAAGAGGGATGCCTGCACAGCCGTCGCTACTTCTGCGCGATCGAATGGCAGAAGAACGGCATGCCTCACTTCCACCTGTTGCTCGACGCAAGCCGGATCGACATCCATACCGCACGGCGTCTGTGGAATCGGTTCTATCCCACTTCTGCGCCGCCCATCGAAGAGTCAGACGCGGGGTTCGGCTGGGTGAAATACTCCGCAGCAAAGACCGCCGACAAAATGAAGGCTGCAAAGTACGTCTGCAAGTATCTCATCAAGCATCCGGACGAAGGCTTCCCGGATTGGGTGCTTGATAGCGAAAACAATATCGTCCGTTACTACAAGAGTCATGGCTTGTGGGGCGAAACTGCCGGGCCGCAGCTCGGCCAGGAGGCCGAAGAGCCAGGTCCGCATGATCCGGCGTGTGAGTGTGAATCCTGTCAGAAGGAATCCTCTTCCAAAGAGAACAAACCGCAGCAACAGCGACGAACGATCAGGGATCGGCTCAGCAGCTGCGGGCAAGGCAGCGTGATCTTTGAAGTGACGCCGCATTTCATCGGCGATGACGAGGTGCGATTCCTTGAAAACCTCTCGATCCCTTTCCATGAAGTGCAGCGACGATTGGGCATTCCCGAAGGTCAGCGGCGCGTGCGCATCTCTCGTAGCAAACTTGCCGAACTTCGCTGCGTGCATTTTGGAAAGGAATCCCCATGAAACCGGAATCAACCGGCGTGATTCACGCTGCGGAACTTTACACCGTGAACCAGCTGAAGGCTCGGCTGGGGCTGACGGAATCTGCCTGGCGTACGCTCCGCCGCCTCGGGCTGCCAGTCATTCGCGTTGGGAAACGGGCGTTCGCCTCGGGGCGCCAGGTCATCGAATTTATGGAAAGGAGAATACCCGATGCAAGTTAGCGTGAAGGTCGTCGACATCGGCCGCGAAAACCTTGTGCTGCGTTGGAACGAACTGGAATCGGGAAGGGTGCGCCAACAGTCGGCGAAAACCAAAAAATGGACGCCTCGCCGAGCGTGCAGCGGCCAAACTGGAAGCCGATCTCCAGCAAGGCCGCTACCAGGAACCGCAACGGATCTCCTGGGAGGAATTTCGCGAACGGTACGAAACCGAGAAAACGCCTTCGCTCTCGCCGCGTTCCGCTCATGCGTACTCGACGGCCCTCAACGCCTATGAACGCCTGATGAAACCGAAACGGCTCAGCCATGTAACGACTAGCCAGGTCAGCAAGTTTCAAGTGCACTTGCGAGAAGCCGGCCTGCGGGAAGCGACGATTGCCAACCGGTTGCGACATCTCAAAGCGGCGTTCCGCTGGGCGGCGTCGATGGGGCTGCTGGCGAAACCTCCCAAGATTCAAATGCCTAAACGCGCCAAGGGCTCAAAGATGATGAAAG is part of the Lignipirellula cremea genome and encodes:
- a CDS encoding rolling circle replication-associated protein — encoded protein: MLTLTIDPKLFPSPAAALDHIRRKHAIGEFVKALRKEGCLHSRRYFCAIEWQKNGMPHFHLLLDASRIDIHTARRLWNRFYPTSAPPIEESDAGFGWVKYSAAKTADKMKAAKYVCKYLIKHPDEGFPDWVLDSENNIVRYYKSHGLWGETAGPQLGQEAEEPGPHDPACECESCQKESSSKENKPQQQRRTIRDRLSSCGQGSVIFEVTPHFIGDDEVRFLENLSIPFHEVQRRLGIPEGQRRVRISRSKLAELRCVHFGKESP
- a CDS encoding site-specific integrase, whose product is MCCVGTNWNREGCANSRRKPKNGRLAERAAAKLEADLQQGRYQEPQRISWEEFRERYETEKTPSLSPRSAHAYSTALNAYERLMKPKRLSHVTTSQVSKFQVHLREAGLREATIANRLRHLKAAFRWAASMGLLAKPPKIQMPKRAKGSKMMKGRPITTRECVQMLRAVESVVGPEAAPSWRFYLRGILKSCVLEKRKKAAHPADVFTLQPPDVGTRIRHESEYNRPSFHSSRRRTRFRGGRFSPAI